A region of Silurus meridionalis isolate SWU-2019-XX chromosome 15, ASM1480568v1, whole genome shotgun sequence DNA encodes the following proteins:
- the LOC124397949 gene encoding myosin light chain 5-like isoform X1, translating into MASRKTKKKEGGAKRAQRASSNVFSMFEQTQIQEFKEAFTLIDQNRDGFIDQEDLKDIYASLGKLNVKDNELEDMLKEASGPINFTMFLTLFGEKLHGTDPEDTILNAFKMFDPESKGYIHTAELQHMLMTQADKFSAEEVRQMFQSSNIDTAGNLDYKSLCYIITHGEQQEE; encoded by the exons ATG GCCAGCAGGAAGACTAAGAAGAAGGAAGGAGGTGCAAAACGTGCTCAAAGGGCTTCTTCCAATGTGTTCTCCATGTTCGAGCAGACTCAGATCCAGGAATTTAAAGAG GCTTTCACGCTTATTGATCAAAATAGAGACGGTTTCATAGACCAGGAGGACCTTAAAGACATATATGCATCTTTAG GTAAATTGAATGTCAAAGACAATGAACTGGAAGACATGCTTAAAGAAGCCAGTGGTCCAATCAATTTCACAATGTTTCTTACTCTTTTTGGAGAAAAACTGCATG GTACTGACCCTGAGGACACCATACTTAATGCTTTTAAGATGTTTGATCCTGAATCAAAgggatacatacacacagctga ATTACAACACATGCTTATGACACAAGCAGACAAGTTTAGTGCAGAGGAG GTCCGTCAGAtgttccagtcttctaacatcgACACAGCAGGAAACCTGGATTACAAATCACTCTGTTACATCATTACACACGGAGAGCAGCAGGAAGAGTGA
- the btc gene encoding probetacellulin isoform X2, whose amino-acid sequence MEKTHKLLLGIFTVALCKYSQAEWNTTRDAANKTVSCGPHDNSSNCTEIKYVPQWSGHFSNCPYQYMHYCVHGMCRFVEEQNTPTCRCESGYIGARCEYLDLGWLVGERREIVIISIISGLVILLLIIVFICICAQRLYRKKRRKQKERDEMERLNTLNTNEGLPDIRDVADTNTV is encoded by the exons ATGGAGAAGACACATAAACTGCTGCTGGGGATTTTTACAG TTGCCCTATGCAAATACTCGCAGGCTGAATGGAACACAACGAGGGACGCGGCGAATAAGACCGTGTCCTGTGGTCCCCATGACAACAGCAGCAACTGCACAG AAATAAAGTATGTCCCGCAGTGGAGCGGCCATTTCTCAAACTGTCCCTATCAGTACATGCATTACTGTGTCCATGGGATGTGCCGTTTTGTGGAGGAGCAGAACACGCCTACCTGCAG ATGTGAAAGTGGATACATCGGTGCCAGGTGCGAATATTTGGATCTCGGCTGGTTGGTGGGTGAACGGAGGGAAATAGTCATCATTAGCATTATATCTGGACTGGTCATTCTCCTTCTCATCATTGTCTTTATATGCATCTGTGCACA AAGGCTTTATcggaaaaagagaagaaaacaaaaggaaagGGATGAAATGGAGCGGTTGAACACACTAAATACCAACGAAGGTTTACCTGATATCAGAGATGTTGCTGACACAAACACAGTATGA
- the btc gene encoding probetacellulin isoform X1, with amino-acid sequence MEKTHKLLLGIFTVALCKYSQAEWNTTRDAANKTVSCGPHDNSSNCTEIKYVPQWSGHFSNCPYQYMHYCVHGMCRFVEEQNTPTCRCESGYIGARCEYLDLGWLVGERREIVIISIISGLVILLLIIVFICICAHRRLYRKKRRKQKERDEMERLNTLNTNEGLPDIRDVADTNTV; translated from the exons ATGGAGAAGACACATAAACTGCTGCTGGGGATTTTTACAG TTGCCCTATGCAAATACTCGCAGGCTGAATGGAACACAACGAGGGACGCGGCGAATAAGACCGTGTCCTGTGGTCCCCATGACAACAGCAGCAACTGCACAG AAATAAAGTATGTCCCGCAGTGGAGCGGCCATTTCTCAAACTGTCCCTATCAGTACATGCATTACTGTGTCCATGGGATGTGCCGTTTTGTGGAGGAGCAGAACACGCCTACCTGCAG ATGTGAAAGTGGATACATCGGTGCCAGGTGCGAATATTTGGATCTCGGCTGGTTGGTGGGTGAACGGAGGGAAATAGTCATCATTAGCATTATATCTGGACTGGTCATTCTCCTTCTCATCATTGTCTTTATATGCATCTGTGCACA CAGAAGGCTTTATcggaaaaagagaagaaaacaaaaggaaagGGATGAAATGGAGCGGTTGAACACACTAAATACCAACGAAGGTTTACCTGATATCAGAGATGTTGCTGACACAAACACAGTATGA
- the LOC124397949 gene encoding myosin light chain 5-like isoform X2, with translation MFEQTQIQEFKEAFTLIDQNRDGFIDQEDLKDIYASLGKLNVKDNELEDMLKEASGPINFTMFLTLFGEKLHGTDPEDTILNAFKMFDPESKGYIHTAELQHMLMTQADKFSAEEVRQMFQSSNIDTAGNLDYKSLCYIITHGEQQEE, from the exons ATGTTCGAGCAGACTCAGATCCAGGAATTTAAAGAG GCTTTCACGCTTATTGATCAAAATAGAGACGGTTTCATAGACCAGGAGGACCTTAAAGACATATATGCATCTTTAG GTAAATTGAATGTCAAAGACAATGAACTGGAAGACATGCTTAAAGAAGCCAGTGGTCCAATCAATTTCACAATGTTTCTTACTCTTTTTGGAGAAAAACTGCATG GTACTGACCCTGAGGACACCATACTTAATGCTTTTAAGATGTTTGATCCTGAATCAAAgggatacatacacacagctga ATTACAACACATGCTTATGACACAAGCAGACAAGTTTAGTGCAGAGGAG GTCCGTCAGAtgttccagtcttctaacatcgACACAGCAGGAAACCTGGATTACAAATCACTCTGTTACATCATTACACACGGAGAGCAGCAGGAAGAGTGA